DNA sequence from the Alosa sapidissima isolate fAloSap1 chromosome 13, fAloSap1.pri, whole genome shotgun sequence genome:
GGGTATACTGTCCTGcgtatcacatagactacaccactgcataCAGGGCTTTGTTTTCTAAGAGTATGCGTGCCTCAATGACAAATCTCAAAATCGGCATGCTGGTCTAAATCAGTCCAGTCTGGTCTCATCCAGTGTCCAGATAAGATTGCATGCAACAGCTGCagtcgtctgtctgtctgtgggtgtCTTTAAGTCACCGCGGGGACTGAAAAGGACTTGTTTTGCATACAAGAGATAATCTGCAAAGTGAATCATTGTCGAGGGGGATTAATATTGAGTTCTGAGGACTTGCTGTTCCTGAGCATTTGGAATAGGAGGATTTATAAAAACCTGCCATGCCGAATTCAAGGATTACCAATCACACAATAAAGGCATGGGTCACTTTCATGCCCAAACAGGACAACTCGGCCAAGGGACCCCTGCCCAAAATATTACATTGTATATcaggggaaaaaacaacacacTAACAACTGCCCTTGAGATAACCTCCTCAGAGTGGGTTTGCTGCTCTACTGGTAGAGTGATTCTAGGTCAAGTCCAGAGAGGGGTCCTGTTGTCCAGTGAATCCTAAACCGAACAGTCAACTGAAGCACATTCAAGAGAAACAATCATCCAATTGTATTTATACAAGTACCGTAATAAGGACACTATAATATTTCCACAAAAGCACAGTATAGTGCCATGAGGTCCAAGACAGAATTGCCATACTCTTAACAAGGACTGCCATGTCCTTAAAGCTGTATCTAATATACAGTTATAAACAATCTTGTTACAACTGGAGAGAGGTTCAGATGTATTTTGGCTTTTGTCATTTTAGTCCTGGATCAGCACAAGGTCCCAATCCTATCTGAAACAATCATTTCAAGAGAGTGTTAATAAAACAAAGGCACCATTTTACCCTCATATTCCTTGGGCGGAACTGAAGGTCCAAAGTCCACTCTTCAGATGCACAACAGGGGTAATTATAGCAGAAACCTACTTAGCTTTTTCCCAGAGGCGAGCAAAAACCACAAAGTGCTGACCCCAGCTGGTATGCATGGCACCATTTGGGGCAGAACTAGGGCCTGCTGATTAAAGACAATCAGCTCCTACCACAGGGAAATACATCTTTCTGGAGCTAACGAGTCTGCTACGTCTCTCTTACGGCCTTAATccacctctgtctccctcttccgAGTGCCTTGCTACTCAGTTTTGATTAAAAGCCTCGAGATTTGAAGATTGACTCACTTCCTACCCCaaccctccaaaaaaaaaaaaacagagacgATAATGCAGTGACCCAGCTCTCAGATCAGTCGTCACATGCACATGATATTGctgaagggagagacagaataaCTAGCATAGAAAGGCAGTGTGAgagtcttctgtgtgtgtgtgtgtgtgtgtgtaagatggcTTATATTTGGGAGAAATGGAGGGGGGAATATGCATAAATATGAAAAGGTGTgttagggagagaaagaaagatggaaagaaagaaacaatgtgtgtgtgtgatagatatGGAGGGAAAACATGCATGAAtttgaaaaaagtgtgtgtgtgtaagagaactagagtgtgtgagagagagtgaacattAGCTGTGCGCCAGCGTGTGCTGTGACTCTGCAGGCTTTGCCAGACTGAGGAACCACATATGGTTATAATAGCTTTAAAACAAACAATGTTGTATACACACGGATTTGCCCTTTCAGCAAGCTAAGCTTGCTGTCATGATCTGCAAAGGTCCaacactgcagtgtgtgtgtctctgtgtgtgtgtgtgtgtgtgtatgtatgtgtgagcatgtgcgtgacagagagacagggtaAGAGAGAacattgacagagagagaaagagagagagagagactgagggttTAAGTGTATGACCCTGTGAATGAACAGCACAGGGGAGCGAATCACTGCTCACATTGCACACAGACTTctgtggcagagagagacagacagacagagagaaaaagacagacagagagagagacagacagagacagagagagagagagaaacagacagacagacagacagagtgaaaagagaaagagagcaaagaaaatttGACCCACCTTTAGACATATGTGTAACATTCTTACACAATTTCGAATTTCACCAAGAAAAGACATACACTTtgccatgcagtgtgtgtgtgtgtgtgtgtgtgtgtgagtgtatgagtgtgtgtgtgagagagagagtgagtgtgtgagagagagagagagagtgtgtgtgtgtgtgtgtgtgtgtgtgcatgtaagagagaaagggagcgagagggagaaCAGAGTAGAGCAGAGCCCAGAGCTACCACCATCAGCACCCCCCTGGCACATCAGCCAAAGGGCTGTACTGTGCAGTGAGCAGTGCACTAATGCagccttccctccctctctcattctctctctctctcgcgcgctctctttcactgtctctctctctgcgtgccCAATGTCACCCCTCTGGCACCACACTGGCCCTGTATAGATCAGCTGCGCTTCACTTGCCCGTGGCTGATTAAAAACGTTCTCAAGATCGATACCTCCGGTGACGTGCTCCGATTAGCAGCTATAGGGTTAATCACTCTCCCTGGTgggctctgtgtgtgcaatCATGTCtccccagggtgtgtgtgtgtgtgtgtgtggttgtgtctctctgtgtgtgtgtcctaaatcaattatgttttattaattTAGTTGGGCCATGTGCTCCTCCTGGGAAACCAATAAGCAGCATATCATAACATTGTAGTGTAGAGGTTTCAGTTGAGATCGATGCCTTTACTGTTTGGATCCTAGCCAGGTCAGGTAAAACATTTGGATTGGATGGCGGTGGTGAGTTACTATGGATTTCACTGTAAAGGCTTTAAAAAGGCACTTTGTGTCACAATGTAGAACTGTCAACATGTGTCTTCATTAAAAGAAAGGCTTCTGTGTCTTTGTTGGTCTTGGACTTGATTTCATTGCAGTTAAATGTCCAATTGTGGATCTGTAATGTAATTCAAACAGTGGTGTATAGCCACAAACTGAATCCTGGAAGCTATCTTGAAAAAGGGTCAAATAGACAGCTTGAGTGTGTTTTCCAAATGGTGAAGGAATGAATTATAGGCTCCAGGCATAACGACTGCTTTAAAAAATACAATGGACAAAACTCAAACTTTTCTTTGACCAACCTCCAACCAATCAGCGTACAGCAATGCGCAATATGACCAATGACAGCGCTGGTTGACAGGGTTGCGCAGACGTTTGAAGGGCGGTCCTCTTAAAAAATTGATTTAGAATCTCGGAATAAGTAAGGTCCACAGAGCGTTTGAGTGGGTTGGCAAGATACACCATAAGAAGTGTTGTTTTCGTTCTATTCTTACAATACACTTTATTCCTCTGGATACATCACTGGACGAGAACAGAAGAGTTTCATGAGTTTCATCCGGGGCGAGCCAAAGCacatattctttatttttacatttagaTGACGGAAGAATTGATCTGGTTTTGGTAAAAAACTGATAACTTCATGGCTTTGGTAGCAAGCGATCGCAGTAGCAAAGTGAACGGCTTGGCGAGCAGTTGCAAGGCTGGTACCAAAAAAGAAGGGACACTGAGTAAGACAGCCGGTTgtaaaataaacatgcagtcGAAGGACGCGGAGTTTACCACGGAGGGCTTGCCGAAAGCATTTCTTCACAGTTTGAGAACTCTTTTTGACATCCTTGATGATGCGAAGCGAGGATATGTGCATATATCGGAAATTGAAAGTCGGTGGCAGGGTGCAGAAGCGCAGGGTTTACCCAGCGGTGTTCTGGACTGCTTGAGGCGGGTTACCCCACCGCACGGCTGCCTGACTTTCGAACGCTTCGTGGCGGGGCTCCGGAACTCCATGCTCAATCCAGAAAATGGTAACTTCAAGCACCAACCTTCTACACAGGGGTCATATCCAACTGGACCGAAGTCGCAGCCCCACACTCATAAAACTGGTGTATCCACGGGGTGCTCCGTAGGGTCTCGGGGTTATGAGAACAAAGTCCGGCCACTTGGACCAAGCAATATGACCAATATGCACCATAACCGCGCGTCCTCTCTCCAAAGCAGACCAAGGCACCACGAAGACGGATACACCACATCTAGCAAACAAGGGGAACACTCCCATTATATATCGGCCCCTGCTCCTCAACGATATGGGACTACCGGCTACGAGAGAACTGGCAGAAGTTTAGAAAGGATTCCTGTCGTACCAGAAAGCGGCACGTATCGGACCGAATCGGTTCGGGTTGGTAAAAAGGCCCATCATCAGAACCGCATGCGGTCTATTGAATCACTGGCACTCGAATCGCCACAGCTCCAAAAGCAAAGTAAGTTGGCAATTCCGCGCTCTGATGCTTTCATGAACCCGTAGTTGATACACTCAAAGAATCACACAACACTATACTTATGATATTGTTATATTGTAATTATTCTCTAAGCGCTGTGAAATTAAGCAATTTCAGCAAATCAGTGacatctcatcacacacacacacacacacacacacacacacacacacacacacacacaagctggcaAGTCATGAAAGCATGAAACTAAAAATAGAACAATACGAGTCATTGGCCTGAGAGATGCGCCATTATGCAGTCACATCAATTATACCCACTTTGGTCCACTCAACGGTGTAAAACCACAGGTGCTGGTGGTGTTTTGAATGCCATCTttgcctgtgtctgtctctgcctAGTACAGCCATGATTGCTTTCACTGgcctttcatgtgtgtgtctgtgagtgagtgtgtgttcggCCGTGCGCGTCTATCTCGGTGTGTTGTCACTGAAATACACTGCTATCCTTAGTAATAGGATCAGCTGGGTTATTAAGGGGTCAGACCAACCTCTCAGGTGCCAGTAGGTTCTGTCTGAGTCaaaagaacacagacacacacctcattGTTTGTCGCCTactggactcacacacacacacacagcagctgttATTTTTGCCAACATACTGGCATGATATATTAAGGACATGGATTATGTCTAAGTTGGGTTAGCAGACTGTATTTAAATGTGCAGGTTCAATGGTCATTACTGGGATAGGGTCAAGCGCTATAGTTCACTGACCTGCCTCTCCACAAGTTCATGTTGGTTTTCTCACAATCGGCTTGATAACCTCTAAGCATGTGCAGTGCTCTTTTAACACAAGTGGCATACCCTGTGTTTGCCCAAGATAAAAACATGAGTAATTTGTgaattgtgtttgtttatttgagtCGGAGCCCATTTCATTTCAAGCAGCACCGCTCTGAGAAGAAAATGATTCTCATGAACAAGCTCTCTACCTCTCTGAATACCGAGCTGGAAGGTGTTGACGTCATCTCGCACTCGCTCTTGTATTCTTTGGTATTCTTTGGTTTTCCAGCCTTGGCCTTTGCTGATATATCTTTGGAGAAGACACTTTTATGTGGTGTCTTGTCAGACACCCTTCCAACACAATAACCAGCAAGGGCCTCAATTAACCTACAGTACCTTCCCTTTTAGTTTCCATGTCCATGTGCTATGTCAAGGTGCCAAGTAAGTCCTATTAACGGATGACAGTGTGGAGTTCTCCTTCAGGGAGCTGGACAGGGTGCATGGTGCAATGTTTATTGACcggctgtgtgactgtgtttgtttcCGGCATCCCGCCAGGGGCAATAAGCCAGACTATCCATCCTGTACAGTGCTGTACAAGATGGTCGTGCAGTAGAGAGAGCAACAGATTCAGGACACACTCACATCACCGCATAGGCCACGGAGATAAACCCCCAATCTATTGACCTAATATGATAAGCTTTTTGGGTTAATATGGGCCAGGGGGTTTGCTGGATGGATGTTTAGCCCATATTCTGCATTCCAGAGTCAAAGATCATCCCCTCAGCTTCCAGTTAAGCATTTAGACCAGTGGGGCAGGGGACTGGACAGCGGGGACCAAGTTTTGGTCATCAGGGAGGATGATGGGAACTAAAGCCTCCCCGTGCCCTTTGGAGATGGGGAGCTCATTAGTTTGGACTGGGTGCAGTGAGCTTTGTAATGTCACTAACAAATTACTGCACTGAATCATCCTGCCCCTctcacacattg
Encoded proteins:
- the sapcd2 gene encoding suppressor APC domain-containing protein 2 isoform X2, whose protein sequence is MALVASDRSSKVNGLASSCKAGTKKEGTLSKTAGCKINMQSKDAEFTTEGLPKAFLHSLRTLFDILDDAKRGYVHISEIESRWQGAEAQGLPSGVLDCLRRVTPPHGCLTFERFVAGLRNSMLNPENGNFKHQPSTQGSYPTGPKSQPHTHKTGVSTGCSVGSRGYENKVRPLGPSNMTNMHHNRASSLQSRPRHHEDGYTTSSKQGEHSHYISAPAPQRYGTTGYERTGRSLERIPVVPESGTYRTESVRVGKKAHHQNRMRSIESLALESPQLQKQSSVEPVGLPRSQSETTTGFSGSRRHCRSRDEQRRHTITNGVDYGMLKQMKELEQEKDSLLAGLEVVERAREWYQAQIHSVTERQRLVGQSNLCSDFLTESNQSRINVLLPKLQEVNRCLNDLISCSGMQSFSPSAQPPTISPSAQSSATAPPQAIQRLKDQNRLLTQEVTERSERITQLEQEKSALIKQLFEARARSTHDSSTLDSTFI
- the sapcd2 gene encoding suppressor APC domain-containing protein 2 isoform X1, whose translation is MALVASDRSSKVNGLASSCKAGTKKEGTLSKTAGCKINMQSKDAEFTTEGLPKAFLHSLRTLFDILDDAKRGYVHISEIESRWQGAEAQGLPSGVLDCLRRVTPPHGCLTFERFVAGLRNSMLNPENGNFKHQPSTQGSYPTGPKSQPHTHKTGVSTGCSVGSRGYENKVRPLGPSNMTNMHHNRASSLQSRPRHHEDGYTTSSKQGEHSHYISAPAPQRYGTTGYERTGRSLERIPVVPESGTYRTESVRVGKKAHHQNRMRSIESLALESPQLQKQSSVEPVGLPRSQSETTTGFSGSRRHCRSRDEQRRHTITNGVDYGMLKQMKELEQEKDSLLAGLEVVERAREWYQAQIHSVTERQRLVGQSNLCSDFLTESNQSRINVLLPKLQEVNRCLNDLISCSGMQQSFSPSAQPPTISPSAQSSATAPPQAIQRLKDQNRLLTQEVTERSERITQLEQEKSALIKQLFEARARSTHDSSTLDSTFI